In the Marinomonas algicola genome, one interval contains:
- a CDS encoding MFS transporter, whose product MLLLFIIYIAFISLGLPDAILGSSWPVMKNDLNASLEFAGIISFIISAGTVISSLYVTKMIHYLGIGKVVALSVLLTAVALLGFSMANIALALVFLAIPLGIGAGAVDAALNNFVALHYKSKHMNYLHSFWGVGATAGPLLMVNFLAVNQGWRDGYMIIALVQFLLVAVLFLSLPLWKTFLLKPSKSQEMNTPLVSNISALNISGVPLQLTVFFCYCSIEMSTGLWAASYLTTEKSLLPSDAAFWVAMYYSGITIGRFTCGVIAEKIAEETLIRSGVIMILLGCLLLALPLSGELAKIGLILIGLGCAPIFPNTIHLTPNRFGPTASQTIIGLSMASAYVGLMLFPPLLGLIAKPFTFASLPVTLIFMSVILLLATERLRRFLHNE is encoded by the coding sequence ATGTTATTGCTTTTCATCATCTACATAGCCTTTATCAGTTTAGGTTTACCTGATGCCATACTTGGCTCTTCGTGGCCCGTTATGAAAAACGATTTAAATGCTTCCTTGGAATTCGCTGGTATTATTTCTTTTATCATTAGCGCTGGCACAGTAATCTCTAGTCTTTACGTGACTAAAATGATCCATTACTTGGGGATCGGTAAGGTAGTAGCACTAAGTGTATTGCTGACTGCGGTGGCGTTACTTGGGTTTAGTATGGCAAACATAGCCTTAGCACTTGTGTTCTTGGCAATTCCATTAGGAATTGGCGCCGGTGCTGTGGATGCGGCCTTGAATAACTTCGTAGCCTTGCATTATAAATCCAAGCACATGAATTATCTGCATTCATTTTGGGGAGTAGGAGCGACCGCAGGGCCACTCCTAATGGTAAACTTTTTAGCCGTAAATCAAGGCTGGCGTGATGGCTACATGATAATTGCTCTCGTGCAGTTTTTACTTGTTGCCGTATTATTTTTATCCCTTCCTCTTTGGAAAACGTTTTTACTTAAACCATCGAAAAGTCAAGAGATGAACACACCTTTGGTGAGTAATATCTCAGCGCTCAACATCAGTGGCGTTCCGCTCCAATTAACGGTATTTTTTTGTTATTGCTCAATTGAAATGAGCACCGGCCTGTGGGCGGCAAGTTATCTCACTACAGAAAAAAGCTTGCTACCATCAGACGCCGCATTTTGGGTCGCCATGTATTACTCAGGCATTACGATCGGTCGCTTTACTTGTGGCGTAATCGCCGAAAAAATAGCAGAAGAAACCCTCATCCGTTCTGGCGTAATTATGATATTGCTTGGGTGTCTATTACTTGCCCTGCCCCTTTCAGGCGAGCTAGCGAAAATTGGCTTAATATTGATTGGACTAGGTTGCGCACCTATTTTTCCGAACACGATTCATTTAACGCCGAATCGATTCGGACCTACAGCCTCACAAACCATCATTGGTTTATCCATGGCATCGGCTTATGTTGGGCTGATGCTATTTCCCCCCTTACTCGGTTTAATCGCAAAACCTTTCACCTTTGCTTCATTGCCCGTCACCCTTATATTTATGAGTGTCATCCTATTACTGGCCACTGAACGATTAAGGCGTTTTTTACATAATGAATAA
- a CDS encoding non-canonical purine NTP pyrophosphatase — MAEVQKILEGTGVTIVAAKHSINEIQTENVNELVKDKLLKAFKKVGRPVFVEHTGLYIDSLNGFPGGLTQIFWDKLKADKFSTLLGNGDNLGLVAKTIIGYCDAKKMYFFEGAIKGTISPEPKGDRSFQWDCIFIPEGETETFAEMGDKKNEISMRKIAFDEFKFFLERNKK, encoded by the coding sequence GTGGCTGAAGTTCAAAAAATATTAGAGGGGACTGGCGTTACAATTGTTGCTGCAAAGCACTCAATTAACGAAATACAAACAGAGAATGTAAATGAATTAGTTAAAGATAAACTGTTAAAAGCATTCAAGAAAGTTGGACGTCCTGTGTTTGTAGAACATACTGGCCTTTATATAGACAGTTTGAATGGATTTCCCGGTGGTTTAACACAAATATTTTGGGATAAATTAAAAGCAGATAAATTTTCGACCTTACTAGGAAACGGAGACAATCTTGGGCTAGTTGCTAAAACAATTATAGGTTACTGCGATGCTAAAAAAATGTATTTCTTTGAAGGTGCAATAAAAGGCACTATATCTCCAGAACCAAAAGGAGATAGAAGCTTCCAATGGGATTGCATATTTATACCTGAAGGTGAAACAGAAACATTTGCTGAAATGGGTGATAAGAAAAATGAAATCTCAATGCGGAAAATCGCTTTTGACGAATTTAAATTTTTTTTAGAAAGGAATAAAAAATAA
- a CDS encoding Txe/YoeB family addiction module toxin, whose product MRSLTFEGKTWLIYEQLREKDKKLHKALCKILKEMMRSDPSKGLGKPELLKHNLSSLWSKRISQKDRLIYKFDDDCIYIFAIGGHYDDH is encoded by the coding sequence ATGAGATCGTTAACCTTTGAAGGTAAAACTTGGCTCATCTATGAGCAGTTAAGAGAAAAAGATAAAAAGCTACATAAAGCTTTATGCAAAATACTGAAAGAAATGATGCGTTCAGATCCAAGTAAAGGTTTAGGTAAACCAGAACTTTTAAAACATAATTTATCAAGCTTATGGTCGAAACGAATCTCACAAAAAGATCGACTAATTTATAAGTTTGATGATGACTGTATATATATTTTCGCCATTGGTGGGCATTACGACGATCATTAG
- a CDS encoding DUF2971 domain-containing protein: MNKYLYKYMPLRKQFFEEPMLRATPFYNLNDPFEGQYSEEQIRNVNKHENLHLKPEVVDIDPEDNEYHIQAVIEGLQDDLFEYGVVSFTEDYSNLLMWSHYADEHRGFVLEIENRPWLTDSYINRNGNQFRYKKKPLCNTEEKPVRVVYRDSQPKFELQHDALPDNKWNVNYQKLIKSIFLTKGDRWLYEKEHRSVLKVSYADKIIAKYDSYVESICRDELEIKQLDNGYCELNFEYDHDTDDNEDVNGGGIRVGIEVMSKCNTDIIHLYHIDPKSITGVYFGCHVSDSDINEIMKTVHENNLFSNNIKFKKANISDKRFELVFHEIEYNRVAGGF; the protein is encoded by the coding sequence TTGAACAAATATTTATATAAATATATGCCCTTAAGAAAGCAGTTTTTTGAAGAACCAATGCTGAGGGCAACTCCATTTTACAATTTAAATGATCCATTTGAAGGCCAGTACTCAGAAGAACAAATTAGAAATGTAAATAAGCATGAGAATTTGCATTTAAAGCCGGAAGTTGTTGATATTGACCCTGAAGATAATGAGTATCATATCCAAGCTGTAATTGAAGGCTTGCAAGATGACTTATTCGAATATGGCGTTGTTTCCTTTACGGAAGATTACTCAAATTTATTGATGTGGTCGCATTATGCCGATGAGCATAGAGGGTTTGTTTTAGAAATTGAAAATAGGCCATGGTTAACAGATTCTTATATAAATAGAAACGGCAATCAATTTAGATATAAGAAGAAGCCTTTATGTAATACCGAAGAAAAGCCTGTTCGAGTAGTTTATAGAGATTCACAGCCAAAGTTTGAGCTGCAACATGATGCATTACCTGATAATAAATGGAATGTAAATTATCAGAAATTGATAAAATCAATATTTCTAACAAAGGGCGATAGATGGCTGTATGAAAAGGAGCATCGCTCCGTTCTTAAGGTATCTTACGCAGACAAAATAATTGCGAAATATGACTCTTATGTTGAGAGTATCTGTAGGGATGAGCTTGAAATAAAGCAGTTAGATAATGGATATTGCGAACTGAATTTTGAGTATGATCATGATACCGATGATAATGAAGATGTAAATGGGGGTGGGATTCGAGTAGGTATTGAAGTTATGTCAAAATGCAATACTGACATTATTCATTTGTATCATATAGATCCTAAATCTATCACGGGGGTATATTTTGGCTGCCATGTCAGTGATAGCGATATTAATGAGATTATGAAAACAGTACACGAAAACAACCTCTTTTCAAATAATATAAAATTTAAGAAAGCGAATATTTCTGATAAAAGGTTTGAATTAGTATTTCACGAAATTGAATATAATCGGGTAGCCGGAGGTTTCTAA
- a CDS encoding antibiotic biosynthesis monooxygenase family protein → MFIAVYEFEVKDGMDVSFREAWLEMTKVIYQKCGSFGSRLHVSDTPNVLVGYAQWPSREQWEKDHKLTGELYEKAREAMRNCLVQSKTVYKLEVSEDYLQNHTSQS, encoded by the coding sequence ATGTTTATAGCGGTCTATGAGTTTGAAGTAAAAGATGGCATGGACGTCTCGTTTCGGGAAGCGTGGCTTGAAATGACAAAGGTAATATATCAAAAGTGCGGTAGTTTTGGGTCAAGGCTGCATGTATCAGACACGCCAAATGTTTTGGTGGGTTATGCGCAGTGGCCTAGCCGTGAGCAATGGGAAAAAGATCATAAATTAACGGGTGAACTTTATGAAAAAGCTCGTGAAGCCATGCGCAATTGCCTAGTGCAATCGAAAACAGTTTACAAGTTAGAAGTCAGTGAGGACTATTTACAGAATCATACCAGCCAGTCATAG
- a CDS encoding SidA/IucD/PvdA family monooxygenase produces the protein MPHFQGQNTYLGKQCHSAHYQGPEAYKGKRVLVIGGGNSGAQIVSELAYTVRVSWVTREAPLFLPDDVDGRVLFERATARITANGADTPVGGIGDIVMIPTVKNAYDKGQLNTVSMFERFTEHGVVWPDGSQEDIDAIIWCTGFKPELRHLAQLNVIESDDTVKVVHGQSIKEPRLWLFGYGDWASPGSATLIGSGRSARENVPKLVEFLKSTHPNIGRQ, from the coding sequence ATTCCCCATTTCCAAGGACAAAACACATATCTCGGTAAACAATGCCATTCAGCACACTATCAAGGCCCAGAAGCATACAAAGGAAAGCGAGTTCTTGTAATTGGTGGAGGTAACTCAGGTGCTCAAATCGTGTCTGAGTTAGCCTATACAGTTAGGGTTAGTTGGGTAACACGCGAGGCGCCTTTATTCTTGCCAGACGACGTCGATGGCCGTGTTTTATTTGAGCGTGCTACTGCTCGCATTACCGCAAATGGAGCAGATACCCCAGTAGGCGGAATTGGGGATATTGTTATGATACCCACGGTCAAGAATGCCTATGATAAAGGGCAACTTAACACTGTTAGCATGTTTGAACGTTTTACTGAGCATGGTGTTGTATGGCCTGATGGCAGCCAAGAAGATATTGATGCCATCATCTGGTGTACTGGCTTCAAACCTGAGCTAAGGCATTTAGCTCAACTTAATGTGATTGAGTCAGATGATACCGTTAAGGTCGTTCATGGTCAGTCAATAAAAGAGCCGAGACTTTGGTTGTTTGGTTATGGTGATTGGGCCAGTCCGGGGTCAGCAACCTTGATTGGTTCAGGACGAAGTGCTCGTGAAAATGTGCCTAAGTTGGTGGAATTTTTAAAGAGTACTCATCCAAATATTGGCCGCCAATAG
- a CDS encoding adenosine deaminase encodes MENFILEMDKGELHVHLNGLVSSELVIKLLNNNIIDIPQGFDLEKDLNIIKPAKSLSSYLKPWVLLRFVPKSRSDLTLIVFDAFENLRKSNVRFVELRNSVLYIALLNEVNVDVAMAWLLEDVSRASEFYNIKAGLILTVTRGDYSLEQLRSLLNAYIKLGKPDLIVGLDLAGNEDINVSSSLAYEFVRAKTEFGLKITIHAGETGNFENIVIAVNDFKADRIGHGTAAIKSQSTLELLKEKDICVEVCPISNRLTNAVGESESHPVIEFINNEVPFVICSDNPSIHRSSITQDYIEFYRETKSSLHIKKMLDIQKRYSFIKGLSCK; translated from the coding sequence ATGGAAAATTTTATACTAGAAATGGATAAAGGAGAGCTACATGTTCATCTTAATGGACTTGTCAGTTCGGAACTTGTAATCAAATTACTTAATAATAATATAATTGATATTCCACAAGGCTTTGACCTTGAAAAAGATCTCAATATCATAAAACCAGCTAAGAGTTTGTCTTCATACCTGAAACCTTGGGTTCTATTAAGGTTTGTTCCTAAAAGCAGATCAGATTTAACCTTGATTGTATTTGATGCATTTGAAAATCTAAGAAAGAGTAATGTGAGATTTGTAGAACTGCGAAATAGTGTTTTATATATAGCCTTGCTTAATGAAGTAAATGTCGACGTAGCAATGGCTTGGTTATTAGAAGATGTCTCAAGAGCATCTGAATTTTACAACATTAAGGCTGGCCTAATTCTTACGGTTACTAGAGGGGACTATTCACTAGAACAACTCCGATCACTGTTGAACGCTTATATCAAGTTAGGAAAGCCTGACTTAATTGTTGGATTAGACCTTGCTGGAAATGAAGACATTAACGTTTCTAGCTCACTAGCGTATGAGTTTGTTCGTGCTAAAACTGAATTTGGACTGAAAATAACCATTCATGCAGGTGAAACAGGAAATTTTGAAAACATAGTGATAGCTGTTAATGATTTCAAAGCTGATCGAATTGGTCATGGAACGGCTGCGATAAAATCCCAATCAACGTTGGAACTACTCAAAGAGAAAGACATATGCGTCGAAGTTTGTCCTATAAGTAATAGATTAACAAATGCAGTAGGTGAGAGTGAATCACACCCTGTAATTGAGTTTATAAATAATGAGGTGCCCTTTGTTATATGCTCAGACAACCCTTCCATTCACAGGTCCAGCATAACTCAAGATTATATTGAATTCTATCGTGAAACAAAGAGTTCATTACACATTAAAAAAATGCTGGATATACAAAAAAGATATAGCTTCATAAAAGGATTATCATGCAAATAA
- a CDS encoding GNAT family N-acetyltransferase has product MNYLLFTATQSSEVIGLFKSVFSETEGEAEGQVIADFVSNLITTTKREDLIGCIAENNGSIVGCIFFSRLTVPSDDVAFILSPVAVLTEVQGQGIGKTLIEYGLEHLKAQNVSLAFTYGDPAYYAKFGFKHMDENIVKAPCPLSQPIGWLAQSLDGHSIQAMKGATQCVDALNDPSLW; this is encoded by the coding sequence ATGAATTATTTATTATTTACGGCAACACAGTCTTCAGAGGTTATTGGTCTTTTTAAAAGTGTATTCTCTGAAACAGAAGGGGAAGCCGAGGGGCAGGTGATTGCGGATTTCGTCTCAAACCTAATCACAACAACAAAGCGTGAAGACCTAATCGGCTGCATTGCTGAAAATAATGGAAGTATTGTTGGTTGTATCTTTTTTAGCCGATTGACCGTGCCGAGTGATGACGTTGCTTTTATTTTGTCGCCGGTTGCGGTGTTAACGGAGGTTCAAGGGCAAGGCATTGGTAAAACGCTTATAGAGTATGGTCTTGAGCATCTTAAGGCTCAGAATGTGAGTTTAGCCTTTACTTACGGTGATCCTGCTTATTATGCCAAATTTGGCTTTAAGCACATGGATGAAAATATCGTAAAAGCCCCTTGTCCATTGAGTCAGCCAATCGGTTGGCTCGCGCAATCATTAGATGGTCATTCCATTCAAGCGATGAAGGGTGCAACACAATGTGTCGATGCATTAAATGATCCAAGTTTATGGTAG
- a CDS encoding substrate-binding periplasmic protein, protein MFHKILFSCGLMIAPFFSNLYAEEVLIFTEEWPPYNYTEKGKITGVSTDVVRTLLERLDKEYKIELLPSMRSSDMVTSRAHSMMFSMFKTPEREPNYKWIGPLTDGSIYFYKKKGSNIKIENFDDMKNSHLWICSRHAGLVHRLLQKQGFKNLDDSSTNGRQIYRKLLAGRCDLAISESDLGVRHILKSFGLNIEEVFEKIPFPIIKADLYLVASKDFSDAEIQQWQSALDAIKSNGVYEKIIDKYN, encoded by the coding sequence ATGTTCCATAAAATATTGTTTTCGTGTGGACTCATGATCGCTCCGTTTTTTTCAAATCTATATGCAGAAGAAGTCTTAATTTTCACAGAAGAATGGCCTCCATACAATTATACTGAGAAAGGAAAAATTACCGGAGTATCGACCGACGTAGTAAGGACCCTTCTTGAAAGACTCGATAAAGAGTATAAAATCGAGTTGTTACCCAGTATGAGAAGCTCCGATATGGTCACGAGTCGAGCCCACTCTATGATGTTTTCAATGTTTAAAACGCCTGAAAGAGAGCCCAATTATAAATGGATAGGCCCGCTAACGGATGGTTCAATCTACTTTTATAAAAAGAAAGGTTCAAACATAAAAATAGAAAACTTCGATGATATGAAAAATAGCCATTTGTGGATTTGTTCCAGACATGCGGGTTTGGTACACCGCTTACTTCAAAAACAGGGGTTTAAAAATTTAGACGATTCATCAACGAATGGACGTCAAATCTATAGAAAGCTGTTAGCTGGACGTTGTGATTTGGCCATTAGTGAGAGTGACCTTGGCGTACGACATATTCTTAAATCATTTGGCTTGAATATAGAAGAAGTATTTGAAAAAATACCTTTTCCGATCATTAAAGCAGACTTATACCTAGTCGCAAGCAAGGACTTTTCTGATGCAGAAATACAGCAGTGGCAGTCAGCATTAGATGCCATTAAATCTAATGGCGTTTATGAAAAAATAATCGATAAATATAATTAA
- a CDS encoding SIR2 family NAD-dependent protein deacylase: MDQLLRSFKEGNVILFVGAGVSMNLGLPSWDSLIDKIAEDLGYDPEIYKTFGDHLALAEYYRLKMGSIGPLRSWMDRNWHASDIDVSTSKVHENIAKAEFPIIYTTNYDRWLEYALDHYKKPYTKISSVADLTKVDSNSTQIVKFHGDFDDDKSIVLDETSYFERLGFETPLDIKLRSDVLGKSVLFIGYSLADVNIRFLFYKLSMLWKAHHLGEAQPKSYIFSPKPNPVQEKILEQWGIDMISSDIEHPGKALEDFLSKFIDNS; the protein is encoded by the coding sequence ATGGATCAACTGTTAAGGTCATTTAAAGAAGGCAATGTCATACTTTTTGTCGGCGCTGGTGTATCTATGAATCTTGGTTTGCCATCATGGGATTCATTAATTGACAAAATCGCTGAAGACTTGGGTTATGACCCAGAAATTTATAAGACGTTTGGGGATCATTTAGCTTTAGCTGAATACTATCGTTTAAAAATGGGAAGTATTGGGCCACTAAGAAGTTGGATGGATAGAAATTGGCATGCTTCAGATATTGATGTATCGACATCTAAAGTTCATGAGAATATAGCTAAAGCTGAATTTCCAATAATTTATACAACAAATTACGACCGTTGGTTAGAGTACGCTCTAGATCATTATAAAAAACCTTATACCAAAATATCTTCGGTTGCAGATTTAACAAAAGTAGATAGTAACAGCACTCAAATTGTTAAGTTTCATGGAGATTTTGATGATGATAAATCAATTGTATTAGATGAAACTAGTTACTTTGAACGTTTAGGTTTCGAAACTCCTTTGGATATAAAATTGCGTTCTGATGTATTGGGTAAGTCAGTCTTGTTTATTGGTTATAGTTTGGCTGATGTAAACATACGATTTCTTTTCTATAAGTTGTCGATGCTTTGGAAGGCTCATCACCTTGGCGAAGCACAGCCAAAATCATACATTTTCTCCCCAAAACCAAATCCAGTTCAAGAAAAAATTCTAGAGCAATGGGGCATTGATATGATTTCATCTGATATTGAGCATCCTGGTAAAGCGTTAGAGGATTTTCTCAGTAAATTCATAGACAACAGCTAA
- a CDS encoding IS110 family transposase, producing the protein MDDHIDGASQESSECQAIREIPGVGRLTSSALVASVGDAKEFISGRQLSAWLGLVPSQHSSGGKSLLLGISKRGDAYLRRMFIHGARAVIRHLKPGKPFYEWVMSLQSRMHKNKVIVALANKLVRIVWAVLARDQKYKAEMV; encoded by the coding sequence TTGGATGACCACATTGATGGGGCGAGCCAAGAAAGTAGTGAATGCCAGGCAATTAGAGAAATTCCAGGAGTTGGTCGATTAACATCATCTGCTTTGGTTGCTAGTGTTGGTGATGCGAAAGAGTTTATATCGGGTCGTCAGTTGTCTGCATGGTTAGGTTTGGTTCCAAGCCAGCATTCAAGTGGTGGGAAGTCGCTTTTATTAGGTATAAGTAAACGTGGAGATGCTTATCTGAGGCGTATGTTTATTCATGGCGCAAGAGCGGTAATAAGGCACTTGAAACCGGGTAAACCTTTTTACGAGTGGGTTATGAGTTTGCAATCAAGAATGCATAAAAACAAAGTGATTGTGGCATTGGCAAATAAATTAGTAAGGATTGTTTGGGCTGTACTTGCACGAGATCAAAAGTATAAAGCTGAAATGGTTTAA
- a CDS encoding methyltransferase family protein, producing MKLEQKIPPLILVGIFAALMFITEQLFGSLNFSYTFNVLGFSVFILIGVGLAVSGVSSFKKHKTTVNPVNTKNVSALVDSGIFKYTRNPMYVGMLSSLIGYAVYLANPLNIILLGLFILYLNKYQITPEEEFLEKLFGRNYQMYKDSVRRWL from the coding sequence GTGAAACTTGAACAAAAAATCCCACCATTAATTCTTGTTGGAATATTTGCAGCGCTTATGTTTATAACAGAGCAACTATTTGGCTCTTTGAATTTTTCATATACATTTAATGTTCTTGGCTTTTCGGTATTCATTTTGATCGGAGTGGGGCTTGCAGTTTCAGGCGTTAGCTCATTTAAAAAGCATAAAACCACAGTTAATCCTGTTAATACTAAAAACGTATCAGCCCTTGTTGACTCTGGAATTTTTAAATATACAAGAAACCCAATGTACGTGGGTATGCTTTCGTCTTTAATTGGTTATGCTGTATATTTGGCTAACCCTTTAAACATAATCTTACTTGGTTTGTTTATTTTGTATTTAAATAAATATCAAATTACTCCTGAAGAGGAATTTCTTGAAAAGCTATTTGGTAGAAATTATCAAATGTATAAAGATTCAGTTAGGCGTTGGCTGTAA
- a CDS encoding type II toxin-antitoxin system Phd/YefM family antitoxin, with protein sequence MDSISVNQFRDNLKTYVEQTVSEHEPIKVTRRSGDAFVVMSADDWEREQETLHVLQSSSLMQQIADSMKTHTANKGYKPTQEQLDEIVNL encoded by the coding sequence ATGGATAGCATAAGTGTAAATCAATTTAGAGACAACTTAAAAACATACGTTGAACAAACAGTTAGTGAGCATGAACCTATAAAAGTAACCAGACGTTCTGGCGATGCATTTGTAGTTATGAGTGCCGATGACTGGGAGCGAGAGCAAGAAACTTTGCATGTTTTACAGAGCAGCAGTTTGATGCAACAAATTGCCGACTCGATGAAAACTCACACAGCAAATAAAGGCTATAAACCAACCCAAGAGCAATTAGATGAGATCGTTAACCTTTGA
- a CDS encoding nucleotidyltransferase domain-containing protein has product MSSKVENALIWIKRILEDNNTPYQIVGGFAAHIHGGSRPVADIDLYIPKECASEILISAANYISKPLTHYIEGSWDLEYFQLLYQEQKIEIGLSPGTKILNRKSLNSDDEWVELTTDYSKSIMRRYNGIEVPVIPISELVAYKGLLGRDVDLIDIRELKALSAP; this is encoded by the coding sequence ATGAGTTCGAAAGTTGAGAATGCTTTAATTTGGATTAAACGTATTTTAGAAGACAATAATACGCCCTATCAAATTGTTGGTGGCTTTGCTGCTCATATTCATGGTGGTTCACGACCTGTTGCTGATATCGACTTATACATTCCAAAAGAGTGTGCATCTGAAATATTGATAAGCGCAGCTAACTATATTTCAAAGCCTTTAACACATTACATTGAGGGTTCATGGGATCTAGAGTATTTTCAACTATTATATCAAGAACAAAAAATTGAAATTGGTTTGTCGCCAGGAACAAAAATATTAAATAGAAAGAGCTTAAATTCAGATGATGAGTGGGTTGAACTAACGACAGATTACTCTAAGTCAATAATGAGACGTTATAACGGTATTGAGGTTCCTGTCATTCCAATTTCAGAGTTAGTGGCTTATAAAGGGTTATTAGGTCGAGACGTTGATTTAATTGATATTAGAGAGTTGAAAGCATTATCAGCGCCATAA
- a CDS encoding cupin domain-containing protein, with protein MDKYLVTKEEIEEMEGISKTHFLNENAKRVNKSLGDLTGLTGFGFHIIEIQPSYESTEFHKHYHEDECVYVLEGVAEAQIGDQTYSIKAGDFLGYRAGGEAHSIRNSGNGILKCIVIGQRLDHDVGDYPKLNKRIYRQKNMPWNLVDIENISEPNAGKKA; from the coding sequence ATGGATAAATATCTCGTTACTAAGGAAGAAATCGAAGAAATGGAAGGCATTTCAAAAACACACTTTCTTAATGAGAATGCCAAAAGAGTTAATAAATCACTTGGGGACCTAACGGGTTTAACGGGTTTTGGATTCCACATTATTGAGATTCAACCTAGCTACGAATCTACAGAATTTCATAAGCATTATCATGAAGATGAATGTGTTTATGTTTTGGAGGGGGTTGCTGAAGCACAAATAGGCGATCAAACCTATTCCATAAAGGCTGGTGATTTCTTGGGGTATCGCGCTGGTGGTGAAGCGCACAGTATACGTAATAGTGGCAATGGCATTTTGAAATGCATCGTTATTGGTCAGCGTCTCGATCATGATGTTGGCGATTACCCAAAACTGAATAAACGTATTTATCGTCAAAAAAATATGCCATGGAATCTTGTCGATATTGAAAACATTAGTGAGCCAAATGCGGGCAAAAAAGCATAA
- a CDS encoding FAD-dependent oxidoreductase produces MTTKQFDVVVIGAGQAGLSVGYYLKRAGLDFIMLDNQETSGGAWLHTWPSLRLFSPAPMSSLPGRLMPKATEGEYPHRSEVLSYLADYEQHYQLPIYRPHQVQTVVRDNDALRVSDGKYSWLALPVPGVMKKFPISKDKTHISVNNAIQHTIKAQKHTKESEFL; encoded by the coding sequence ATGACTACCAAACAATTTGATGTCGTTGTTATTGGTGCAGGCCAAGCTGGCCTATCAGTTGGGTATTATTTGAAACGTGCTGGCTTAGACTTCATCATGTTAGACAACCAAGAAACCAGCGGCGGCGCATGGCTTCATACATGGCCTTCATTGCGGTTATTTTCACCGGCACCAATGAGTTCGTTACCTGGAAGGTTGATGCCTAAGGCAACAGAAGGCGAATACCCTCATCGGTCTGAAGTATTAAGCTATCTTGCAGACTATGAGCAACATTATCAATTACCAATATACAGACCTCATCAGGTGCAAACTGTTGTACGAGATAACGATGCGTTGCGCGTCAGTGATGGTAAGTACTCATGGTTAGCACTACCGGTACCTGGAGTAATGAAAAAATTCCCCATTTCCAAGGACAAAACACATATCTCGGTAAACAATGCCATTCAGCACACTATCAAGGCCCAGAAGCATACAAAGGAAAGCGAGTTCTTGTAA
- a CDS encoding GNAT family N-acetyltransferase: MFTYQTSRLSVIEMFGGSQETETLVSIMQLLTPQVVANLPPHFANIDSLSDAQGWYEKMVTESRLFSIKLVGENTVIGFVFVFEGNDANAHIGYLLGELYWGKGYATEVLKGLIGFIEHENKIQRLIAGVDRNNLLSSRLLHKLGFVESASENSETLFYEYSLSQYKSSSMT; the protein is encoded by the coding sequence GTGTTTACTTATCAAACCTCAAGGTTATCCGTGATCGAAATGTTCGGTGGATCACAGGAAACTGAAACCTTGGTGTCCATCATGCAATTGTTAACGCCACAAGTAGTGGCGAATTTACCTCCGCATTTTGCAAACATTGATTCGTTATCTGATGCACAGGGCTGGTATGAAAAAATGGTGACGGAAAGCCGTTTGTTTAGCATTAAGCTCGTTGGCGAAAACACGGTGATTGGTTTTGTTTTTGTATTTGAAGGAAACGATGCAAATGCTCATATTGGTTATCTTCTGGGTGAATTATACTGGGGTAAAGGCTACGCAACCGAAGTTCTGAAAGGGCTAATCGGTTTTATTGAACATGAAAATAAAATACAGCGATTAATTGCAGGCGTAGATAGGAATAACCTTTTGTCATCCAGGTTGCTCCATAAGCTTGGTTTTGTTGAGAGTGCCAGTGAAAACAGCGAAACCCTTTTCTATGAGTATTCATTGAGTCAGTATAAGTCATCATCCATGACTTAA